The Labrys wisconsinensis genome includes the window ACGGCCTGGTCGAGGCCCTGGCCTTGACCGCGGATGGGCCGATCGACGTCGTCGGCCACGACGTCGGCACCTGGATCGGCCATGCCCATGCGGCGGACTGGCCGGACGACGTCCGGCGCCTCGCCGTGTTCGATGCGGCGCTGCCCGGCATCAGCCCGCCGCCTCCGCCGGGCATCGCTTCGCCGCAGGCCAATGCCAGGACCTGGCATTTCGGCTTCAACCGCCTCGACGACTTGCCGGAGCTGCTGCTGGAGGGGAAGGAGCGAGCCTTCCTGACCTGGCTGTTCCGCTCCAAGGCGGTCCGCCCCTGGACGATCGCGCCGGCCGACCTCGACGAATATGTCCGGGTCAATGCGGCGCCCGGCGCCACCCGGGCGGCGCTCGCCTATTACCGGCATGCGCTCGGGCCGGAGGGGCTGGCGCAGAGCCGGGCGCGGGCGCAGCGCCGGCTCGCCATGCCGGTGCTCGCCGTCGGCGCCGATGCCGGCGTCGGCTCCATCCTGATCGAGACCATGCGCCTCGTCGCCGACGACGTCACCGGCGCGGTGTTCGCAGGCTGCGGCCATTACATGCCGGAGGAAGCGCCGCGCGCCGTGGCCGAGGCGATCCTGCGCTTCGTCGGCGCCACGTCCGACGGCAGGGTCGGCGACAGCTGATCGACAGCCCATTCCGGGCCACGGCCCGGCACGCGCGGACCTCGTCACCGCCGAGCATCGCCATGATGGTCGGCGCTGTTCAGCATGTGTGACTGGAGGTAGAATATCGAGGGTCAGGTACCTGGAAGGTCGATATGGCGCTCAGCATCAAGGATCCCGAGACGGAGCGGCTGGCCCGCGCGCTGGCAGAGCGAACAGGGGAGACCATCACGACTGCGACCCGGCGGGCCCTGGAGGAGCGGTTGCGGCGCGTCGGAAACAACGCAAGGCGGGCAGCGCTCCTCGAAGATCTCGCCGCAATTCGGCGTCGCTGGAGCCAGACGCCTGTTCGAGATGCCCGTAGTGCCGAAGAGATGATCGGCTACGACGAAAA containing:
- a CDS encoding alpha/beta fold hydrolase, with translation MTTAHRETGAEHEIVRTMDADIPPPFEPAAFWRQFRHGTAVVRGVRLHFVEGGAGAPVLLLPGWPQSWYAWRQVMPLLAAAGRRVVALDPRGMGDSDRPAGGYDLATVAAEIHGLVEALALTADGPIDVVGHDVGTWIGHAHAADWPDDVRRLAVFDAALPGISPPPPPGIASPQANARTWHFGFNRLDDLPELLLEGKERAFLTWLFRSKAVRPWTIAPADLDEYVRVNAAPGATRAALAYYRHALGPEGLAQSRARAQRRLAMPVLAVGADAGVGSILIETMRLVADDVTGAVFAGCGHYMPEEAPRAVAEAILRFVGATSDGRVGDS
- a CDS encoding type II toxin-antitoxin system VapB family antitoxin, translating into MALSIKDPETERLARALAERTGETITTATRRALEERLRRVGNNARRAALLEDLAAIRRRWSQTPVRDARSAEEMIGYDENGLPR